A window from Peptococcus niger encodes these proteins:
- a CDS encoding TatD family hydrolase, which translates to MAQLFDSHAHLLDEAFAPDFEEVMARTRQACGAVMNIGCEGLDDIQGAVQLAERVDTVFAAVALHPANEPDRSDALMTKICDLAHHPQVRAIGETGLDYYWMTASKEAQKALLKEHIDLAKAVQKPLIIHDRDAHRDTMDTLWANDAQAVGGVFHAFSGSLEMMEELLAHHFYIGIGGVVTFKNAKTIKRVAQAVPLDRLLIETDCPYLTPTPFRGKRNEPAYTQYVAEEIARLRDIPTETVIDAAWENACRLFRLDPSDLTILT; encoded by the coding sequence ATGGCTCAATTATTCGACTCACACGCCCACCTTTTAGATGAAGCCTTTGCCCCGGATTTTGAAGAGGTCATGGCCCGTACCCGTCAAGCTTGCGGCGCCGTTATGAACATCGGCTGTGAAGGCCTTGACGACATCCAAGGCGCTGTGCAGCTGGCAGAAAGGGTTGACACTGTTTTTGCCGCCGTTGCCCTTCATCCGGCGAATGAACCGGACCGCAGCGATGCCCTGATGACGAAAATTTGCGACCTGGCCCACCACCCTCAAGTGCGAGCCATCGGCGAAACAGGTCTGGATTATTACTGGATGACGGCATCAAAAGAGGCTCAGAAAGCCCTTTTGAAAGAGCACATTGACCTGGCCAAGGCCGTTCAGAAGCCGCTCATCATCCACGACCGAGACGCCCACCGGGATACCATGGACACCCTCTGGGCAAACGATGCCCAAGCGGTGGGCGGCGTATTTCACGCTTTCAGCGGATCGCTGGAAATGATGGAAGAATTGCTGGCCCATCATTTTTACATCGGCATCGGCGGTGTGGTCACCTTTAAAAACGCCAAAACCATTAAGCGGGTAGCACAAGCCGTCCCCTTGGACCGCCTCTTAATTGAAACCGACTGCCCCTACCTCACGCCCACCCCCTTCCGGGGTAAGCGCAATGAGCCCGCCTATACCCAATATGTGGCTGAAGAAATTGCCCGCTTGCGAGACATCCCAACAGAAACGGTGATTGACGCCGCCTGGGAAAACGCCTGCCGCCTCTTCCGCCTGGATCCAAGCGACTTGACGATACTAACCTGA
- the metG gene encoding methionine--tRNA ligase, with the protein MSKPTFYITTPIYYPSAKLHIGHAYSTTMADTMRRYKDMQGYDTYFLTGSDEHGMKIQRAAEASGMTPQAYVDDIVSGIQKLWQRLMISNDQFIRTTMPFHHKAVQKFFQKVYDQGDIYLSSYEGHYCTSCETFFTETQVGEDKTCPDCGKPTEWLEEESYFFKMSKYADRWLEYIDAHPEFIQPETRRNEMISFVKQGLEDLCISRTSFDWGIKVPMNDKHVVYVWFDALLNYISALGWGTDDESLYEKFWPADVHMVGKDIARFHTIIWPIMLMAADLPIPKHVYAHGWLLVGGGKMSKSKGNVVDPNELLDKYGVDAIRYFLLREVSFGQDGNYSEEALLRRINTDLANDYGNLVSRTVAMIDKYFDGLLPAPSDKVAAPDDDLRHLAADTPDQAAKHLDVLQFPLALESIWQLIRRANKYIDETSPWVLAKDPDQRDRLATVLYNLYESIRIITTLLKPFMPALPGRCSEQLNYDFSDALWADAAVWGKAQAGTKVHKGEALFPRIDPKSLELPADKEAGATAEPAATGKPAIAYDDFAKLDLRLAKVLACEPVEKADRLLKFRLDIGDEERTVVSGIRSAYTDPSDLVGKQVILVANLAPRKIRGIESHGMLLTAASEDDAVLELLQVHKEMPAGSEIS; encoded by the coding sequence ATGAGTAAGCCAACCTTCTACATTACGACCCCAATTTATTACCCCAGTGCCAAATTGCACATTGGGCATGCCTACAGCACCACCATGGCTGACACCATGCGCCGTTACAAGGACATGCAAGGCTATGATACCTATTTCCTGACCGGCTCCGATGAGCACGGTATGAAAATCCAGCGCGCCGCAGAAGCATCCGGTATGACGCCACAGGCTTATGTGGATGACATCGTCTCCGGCATCCAAAAGCTCTGGCAGCGGCTGATGATTTCCAATGACCAATTTATTCGCACCACCATGCCCTTTCACCATAAAGCGGTGCAGAAATTTTTCCAAAAGGTTTACGATCAAGGCGATATCTACCTTTCCAGTTACGAGGGCCATTATTGCACCTCCTGTGAAACCTTTTTCACAGAAACACAGGTCGGCGAAGACAAGACCTGCCCGGACTGCGGCAAACCGACCGAATGGCTGGAGGAAGAAAGCTATTTCTTTAAAATGAGCAAATACGCCGACCGTTGGCTCGAGTACATTGACGCCCATCCAGAATTTATCCAGCCGGAAACTCGCCGCAATGAAATGATCAGCTTTGTCAAACAAGGGCTGGAAGACCTCTGCATTTCACGCACCAGCTTTGACTGGGGCATTAAGGTGCCGATGAACGACAAGCACGTGGTCTATGTCTGGTTCGACGCCCTGCTCAACTATATTTCCGCCCTAGGCTGGGGAACAGATGACGAATCCCTCTATGAAAAGTTCTGGCCGGCGGATGTGCACATGGTCGGCAAAGACATTGCCCGCTTCCATACCATCATTTGGCCGATTATGCTGATGGCGGCAGACTTGCCCATTCCCAAGCATGTCTATGCCCACGGCTGGCTCTTGGTCGGTGGCGGCAAGATGAGCAAATCCAAGGGCAATGTGGTCGATCCGAATGAACTCTTGGATAAATACGGGGTAGACGCCATCCGCTACTTCCTCCTGCGTGAGGTCAGTTTCGGCCAGGACGGCAACTACAGCGAAGAGGCCCTCTTGCGCCGCATCAATACTGACTTGGCCAATGATTACGGCAATTTGGTCAGCCGCACCGTGGCCATGATTGACAAGTACTTTGACGGCCTGCTGCCGGCCCCGTCGGATAAGGTCGCCGCACCGGATGATGACTTACGCCACTTGGCCGCCGATACGCCTGACCAGGCAGCCAAGCACCTGGATGTCCTTCAGTTCCCGCTGGCACTGGAAAGCATTTGGCAATTGATCCGTCGCGCCAACAAATACATTGACGAAACCAGCCCCTGGGTCCTTGCCAAAGATCCAGATCAGCGCGACCGGTTGGCCACCGTCCTCTACAATCTGTACGAATCCATCCGGATTATCACCACCCTGCTCAAGCCCTTTATGCCCGCCTTGCCGGGACGCTGCAGTGAGCAGTTGAATTATGACTTCAGCGATGCCCTCTGGGCAGACGCAGCTGTTTGGGGCAAAGCCCAAGCCGGGACCAAGGTCCATAAGGGAGAGGCCCTCTTCCCCCGCATTGACCCGAAAAGCTTGGAATTGCCTGCGGATAAAGAAGCCGGTGCAACCGCAGAACCGGCAGCGACCGGCAAGCCGGCAATCGCTTATGACGATTTTGCCAAATTGGACTTACGCTTGGCAAAGGTCTTGGCCTGTGAACCGGTTGAAAAGGCGGACCGTCTTCTGAAGTTCCGCTTGGACATTGGCGATGAGGAGCGCACGGTGGTCTCCGGCATCCGCTCTGCCTACACCGACCCGTCTGACCTGGTGGGCAAGCAGGTCATTTTAGTGGCCAACCTGGCCCCGCGAAAAATTCGCGGCATTGAAAGTCACGGGATGCTCTTAACCGCCGCCAGTGAGGACGACGCTGTTTTGGAACTCTTGCAAGTCCATAAAGAAATGCCGGCCGGATCGGAGATTTCCTGA
- a CDS encoding DUF695 domain-containing protein, producing MNEHKDKQDVKDMITFSTGEDQLQRHDKLMDNPRQYELYVTQVDDYNALIQVDLGLRDVAPVPAYFWLLGIQVEILDPGDDGFYQAHERDALLGLEAEIIETMETEGHARFVGSVTYAGTRMMYFYGQDENYLPPIVGSLAAKHEDYEFNFMSEKDGPWRFFFNSLYPAEVDMMHIRNRHMLANLEAAGLDLEATYAVSYYFYFQDGAARAQAAAQFQLMGFEIVDDHMYVESLEPMSLGLRIMAHHDLSYATITEKTYDCFDVMENYVGIFDGWELSPAEDLDKWI from the coding sequence ATGAACGAACATAAAGATAAGCAAGACGTTAAGGATATGATCACTTTTTCCACCGGAGAGGACCAACTCCAGCGCCACGATAAACTGATGGACAATCCTCGGCAGTATGAGCTGTACGTGACGCAAGTGGACGACTACAATGCGCTGATTCAAGTAGACCTGGGCCTGCGGGACGTCGCACCGGTGCCGGCTTATTTTTGGCTGCTCGGCATCCAGGTGGAAATCCTCGACCCGGGCGACGACGGCTTTTATCAAGCCCATGAACGCGATGCCCTTCTCGGCTTGGAAGCGGAAATTATAGAAACCATGGAAACGGAAGGACATGCACGTTTTGTCGGATCGGTAACCTATGCCGGTACGCGGATGATGTACTTCTATGGCCAGGATGAAAACTACCTGCCGCCCATTGTGGGCAGCTTGGCGGCCAAACATGAGGACTATGAATTTAACTTTATGAGCGAAAAAGACGGTCCCTGGCGCTTCTTTTTCAATTCCCTCTATCCGGCAGAAGTGGATATGATGCACATTCGCAACCGCCACATGTTGGCCAACCTGGAGGCGGCCGGATTGGACCTGGAGGCCACCTATGCGGTGAGCTATTACTTCTATTTTCAGGATGGTGCTGCGCGTGCGCAAGCCGCCGCTCAGTTTCAGTTGATGGGCTTTGAAATTGTCGATGACCATATGTATGTGGAGTCATTAGAGCCCATGAGCCTGGGCCTGCGCATTATGGCCCATCATGACCTGTCTTATGCCACCATTACGGAAAAAACCTATGACTGTTTTGATGTGATGGAAAATTATGTCGGCATCTTTGACGGCTGGGAATTGTCCCCGGCGGAAGACCTGGACAAGTGGATTTGA
- a CDS encoding NUDIX domain-containing protein, which yields MQLSEQDRTFLKGYDASAYDRPSVSADTLLFRLSPDKGPRKLQMLLIRRKRPPYAGGWALPGGFCDPDESLAACAARELAEETGLEARYYGQCATYSRPERDPRTRVITTSHLAILPHGAVQRPRAADDAAEAQWFDLDFKLTAEGDRFIGPLVLRAGEETIRAEILIEQDGQGRWQRRQTADVPNLAFDHAELIAAGISALRDKLYRTDLPFQMLPPVFQLQDLQYVFEAVLGEELLRSTFIAHINHKLIRTSDADAGLSVMEQEYRYDAQALFHTAPFDIWL from the coding sequence ATGCAATTAAGTGAACAAGACCGGACCTTTCTTAAAGGCTACGATGCGTCTGCATACGACCGGCCTTCTGTCAGTGCAGACACCTTGCTTTTCCGCCTGAGCCCTGACAAGGGGCCGCGGAAATTACAAATGTTATTGATCCGTCGCAAGCGGCCGCCTTACGCCGGTGGCTGGGCCTTACCCGGCGGCTTCTGCGACCCGGATGAAAGCTTGGCCGCCTGCGCTGCCCGTGAATTGGCCGAGGAAACCGGGCTTGAAGCCCGCTACTACGGCCAGTGTGCGACCTACAGCCGCCCTGAACGCGATCCGCGTACGCGGGTAATCACCACCAGCCACCTGGCCATTTTGCCCCACGGGGCGGTTCAAAGGCCCCGGGCTGCTGATGACGCCGCCGAAGCCCAGTGGTTCGACCTGGATTTCAAACTTACTGCCGAGGGTGACCGGTTCATAGGGCCCCTGGTGCTCAGGGCCGGCGAGGAAACCATTCGCGCTGAAATCCTTATTGAACAGGATGGACAGGGGCGGTGGCAGCGTCGGCAGACGGCAGATGTTCCCAACCTGGCCTTTGACCATGCCGAATTAATCGCTGCCGGCATCAGCGCCTTGCGCGACAAACTCTACCGGACGGACCTGCCCTTTCAGATGCTGCCGCCGGTTTTTCAACTGCAAGACTTACAATACGTCTTTGAAGCGGTTCTCGGCGAAGAGCTTTTGCGCAGCACGTTTATCGCACATATCAACCACAAATTAATTCGGACCAGTGATGCCGATGCCGGACTGTCTGTTATGGAGCAGGAATACCGCTACGATGCGCAAGCCCTCTTTCATACGGCTCCTTTCGACATTTGGCTATAA